Within the Photobacterium swingsii genome, the region GAGATGCGCTTCGTGCATGAAGTCGCAACCTTTGTCGATAACATTGATAGATTCGTGTTTGAGTTACAGGAATTTTCAGTCATAAAACTGCAAATATTATCGATAACAGGTGGGGTTGGCCTGAGCCTGATTTTGGTGATAGCACTTTTTACCATTCACTTTACCCAGCGTAAAATCGTCAGCCCACTGAACCAGTTAGTTGCTGCGAGCCAGCAAGTACAAAGTGGTAATTTCGATGTAAAGATCGAAGTGAAGAGTGATAACGAACTTGGCATTTTAGCGGAAACTTTCTCGAAAATGGCTGCAGAGTTAGGCAAACATTACCGTAATTTAGAACAGTCGGTGAATGAAAAAACACGCCGATTACGTCACGCAAATGAATCATTACAAGTGCTATATAATTGCTCCCAAGAGCTATCAGTTACACGTCTAACCACTCAGAACTTTAAGAACATGCTCGACACGCTGGTTGAGATAGAAGGGTTAACGGCAGTCACATTAACGATTGATGAAAGTAATGGTGCTGAAACCGTCATAAAAGCAGGCATAGCCACAGAGCGGCACTGGCATCACCGCGATCTGATGCTTGATGGTCAAATTTTGGGACAGCTGTCTTGGCAAGAAACATTACCCTGTCCTGATCATGCATTAATTGATAACGTCTCTCGGCTATTAGGGCGAGGTATTTACTATAACCGCGCTCAAAAGCAGGCAGATCAATTACTATTAATGGAAGAACGTGCCACCATAGCACGTGAGCTTCATGATTCGCTGGCGCAGTCACTGTCTTATCTGAAAATTCAGGTCACATTATTAAAGCGTCAGCTAGCAAAGCAAGAGCATGAGCACGCGGAGCAGATTATTGCGGAAATAGATAACGGCTTATCTGGCGCATACACCCAGTTACGCGAACTATTAAGCACTTTCCGCTTAACCATCAAAGAAGCTAACTTTGGTGAAGCTCTGGTTGAAATGATGAAGCCGCTAGATGAGCAAAGCGATGCCATGATCATCGTCGATAACCAATTATCGTCGCTTAATCTTGATGCGCACCGCCAAGTACACTTATTACAGTTGATCCGGGAAGCCACACTGAATGCCATCAAACACGCG harbors:
- the narQ gene encoding nitrate/nitrite two-component system sensor histidine kinase NarQ; amino-acid sequence: MQNRPQKPVTTTIARAMLAILLLSIATTSFALLTLASSLNDAEAINVSGSLRMQSYRLAYDIQAESPLFDDHLDQFEQSLFSPSMAALEHWTVPADIQRHYYNLIDRWESLNPSLATENEMRFVHEVATFVDNIDRFVFELQEFSVIKLQILSITGGVGLSLILVIALFTIHFTQRKIVSPLNQLVAASQQVQSGNFDVKIEVKSDNELGILAETFSKMAAELGKHYRNLEQSVNEKTRRLRHANESLQVLYNCSQELSVTRLTTQNFKNMLDTLVEIEGLTAVTLTIDESNGAETVIKAGIATERHWHHRDLMLDGQILGQLSWQETLPCPDHALIDNVSRLLGRGIYYNRAQKQADQLLLMEERATIARELHDSLAQSLSYLKIQVTLLKRQLAKQEHEHAEQIIAEIDNGLSGAYTQLRELLSTFRLTIKEANFGEALVEMMKPLDEQSDAMIIVDNQLSSLNLDAHRQVHLLQLIREATLNAIKHAQADEIIITCQQQDEQVNITICDDGLGFDQSNEKLNHYGLAIMAERADRLNGKVTITSEPEQGCCVTLSFLLTP